A DNA window from Hevea brasiliensis isolate MT/VB/25A 57/8 chromosome 2, ASM3005281v1, whole genome shotgun sequence contains the following coding sequences:
- the LOC110647696 gene encoding protein cornichon homolog 1 isoform X3, whose amino-acid sequence MAAEFISPYICHWPHSIPGQLMCLTDLEFDYMNPYDSASRINMVILPEYFVQALLCLTFLITGHWFFFLLSLPYLYYNITLYLQRRHLVDVTEIYNQLNREKQRRLFKLGFLVILLVLCIFWFLWTIGEAFE is encoded by the exons ATGGCTGCTGAATTTATTTCTCCTTATATCTGTCATTGGCCTCATAGCATTCCAGGTCAG CTCATGTGCTTGACGGATCTGGAGTTTGATTATATGAACCCTTATGATTCAGCATCTCGGATAAACATGGTTATTTTGCCCGAGTATTTTGTTCAAGCACTGCTATGCCTTACCTTTCTAATCACTGGACACTGGTTTTTCTTTCTCTTGTCCCTCCCCTACCTATACTACAATATCACATT GTACTTGCAGAGACGGCACTTAGTTGATGTTACTGAGATCTATAACCAGCTGAATCGGGAAAAGCAGCGGAGGCTTTTTAAGCTTGGCTTTCTTGTGATTCTTTTGGTCCTTTGTATATTCTG GTTTCTTTGGACAATTGGAGAAGCATTTGAATAA
- the LOC110647696 gene encoding protein cornichon homolog 4 isoform X1, with translation MGSLYTWLLNLFLLISVIGLIAFQLMCLTDLEFDYMNPYDSASRINMVILPEYFVQALLCLTFLITGHWFFFLLSLPYLYYNITLYLQRRHLVDVTEIYNQLNREKQRRLFKLGFLVILLVLCIFWFLWTIGEAFE, from the exons ATGGGGAGCCTATATACATGGCTGCTGAATTTATTTCTCCTTATATCTGTCATTGGCCTCATAGCATTCCAG CTCATGTGCTTGACGGATCTGGAGTTTGATTATATGAACCCTTATGATTCAGCATCTCGGATAAACATGGTTATTTTGCCCGAGTATTTTGTTCAAGCACTGCTATGCCTTACCTTTCTAATCACTGGACACTGGTTTTTCTTTCTCTTGTCCCTCCCCTACCTATACTACAATATCACATT GTACTTGCAGAGACGGCACTTAGTTGATGTTACTGAGATCTATAACCAGCTGAATCGGGAAAAGCAGCGGAGGCTTTTTAAGCTTGGCTTTCTTGTGATTCTTTTGGTCCTTTGTATATTCTG GTTTCTTTGGACAATTGGAGAAGCATTTGAATAA
- the LOC110647696 gene encoding protein cornichon homolog 1 isoform X2 yields the protein MAAEFISPYICHWPHSIPDLIWFQLMCLTDLEFDYMNPYDSASRINMVILPEYFVQALLCLTFLITGHWFFFLLSLPYLYYNITLYLQRRHLVDVTEIYNQLNREKQRRLFKLGFLVILLVLCIFWFLWTIGEAFE from the exons ATGGCTGCTGAATTTATTTCTCCTTATATCTGTCATTGGCCTCATAGCATTCCAG ATTTGATTTGGTTTCAGCTCATGTGCTTGACGGATCTGGAGTTTGATTATATGAACCCTTATGATTCAGCATCTCGGATAAACATGGTTATTTTGCCCGAGTATTTTGTTCAAGCACTGCTATGCCTTACCTTTCTAATCACTGGACACTGGTTTTTCTTTCTCTTGTCCCTCCCCTACCTATACTACAATATCACATT GTACTTGCAGAGACGGCACTTAGTTGATGTTACTGAGATCTATAACCAGCTGAATCGGGAAAAGCAGCGGAGGCTTTTTAAGCTTGGCTTTCTTGTGATTCTTTTGGTCCTTTGTATATTCTG GTTTCTTTGGACAATTGGAGAAGCATTTGAATAA
- the LOC110647694 gene encoding proteasome subunit beta type-1 isoform X1 — translation MTKQQANWSPYDNNGGSCVAIAGADYCVIAADTRMSTGYSILTREYSKICKLAEKSVMASSGFQADVKALQKHLAARHLIYQHQHNKHMSCPAMAQLLSNTLYYKRFFPYYAFNVLGGLDSEGKGCVYTYDAVGSYERVGYSAQGSGSTLIMPFLDNQLKSPSPLLLPAQDAVTPLSELEAVDLIKTVFASATERDIYTGDKLEIVVLNADGIRREYMELRKD, via the exons ATGACTAAGCAACAAGCTAACTGGTCTCCATACGATAACAATGGAGG GTCTTGTGTTGCGATTGCTGGCGCCGATTACTGCGTCATCGCCGCTGACACTAGAATGTCCACTGGCTACAGTATTCTCACCCGAGAGTACTCCAAAATCTGTAAACT AGCTGAGAAAAGTGTAATGGCATCTTCTGGCTTTCAAGCTGATGTGAAAGCCCTACAAAAGCATTTGGCAGCTAGGCACTTG ATCTATCAACATCAACACAACAAGCATATGAGCTGTCCTGCCATGGCGCAACTTCTCTCCAACACTCTCTACTATAAACGCTTCTTTCCCTATTATGCTTTTAATGTTCTAGGGGGCCTTGATAGTGAAG GAAAGGGCTGTGTCTACACTTATGATGCTGTTGGCTCCTATGAGAGGGTTGGATATAGTGCTCAGGGTTCTGGTTCCACTCTTATCATGCCTTTCCTGGATAACCAACTGAAGTCTCCCAGTCCTCTCTTATTGCCTGCCCAG GATGCTGTAACTCCACTTTCAGAACTGGAAGCTGTTGACCTTATAAAAACTGTTTTTGCATCTGCAACTGAGAGAGATATATATACA GGAGACAAACTTGAAATTGTTGTCCTAAATGCTGATGGTATTCGACGTGAGTATATGGAACTGAGAAAAGATTAG
- the LOC110647694 gene encoding proteasome subunit beta type-1 isoform X2, which translates to MTKQQANWSPYDNNGGSCVAIAGADYCVIAADTRMSTGYSILTREYSKICKLAEKSVMASSGFQADVKALQKHLAARHLIYQHQHNKHMSCPAMAQLLSNTLYYKRFFPYYAFNVLGGLDSEGKGCVYTYDAVGSYERVGYSAQGSGSTLIMPFLDNQLKSPSPLLLPAQDAVTPLSELEAVDLIKTVFASATERDIYTCRKAATWKWV; encoded by the exons ATGACTAAGCAACAAGCTAACTGGTCTCCATACGATAACAATGGAGG GTCTTGTGTTGCGATTGCTGGCGCCGATTACTGCGTCATCGCCGCTGACACTAGAATGTCCACTGGCTACAGTATTCTCACCCGAGAGTACTCCAAAATCTGTAAACT AGCTGAGAAAAGTGTAATGGCATCTTCTGGCTTTCAAGCTGATGTGAAAGCCCTACAAAAGCATTTGGCAGCTAGGCACTTG ATCTATCAACATCAACACAACAAGCATATGAGCTGTCCTGCCATGGCGCAACTTCTCTCCAACACTCTCTACTATAAACGCTTCTTTCCCTATTATGCTTTTAATGTTCTAGGGGGCCTTGATAGTGAAG GAAAGGGCTGTGTCTACACTTATGATGCTGTTGGCTCCTATGAGAGGGTTGGATATAGTGCTCAGGGTTCTGGTTCCACTCTTATCATGCCTTTCCTGGATAACCAACTGAAGTCTCCCAGTCCTCTCTTATTGCCTGCCCAG GATGCTGTAACTCCACTTTCAGAACTGGAAGCTGTTGACCTTATAAAAACTGTTTTTGCATCTGCAACTGAGAGAGATATATATACA TGTAGAAAAGCAGCTACTTGGAAATGGGTTTGA
- the LOC110647695 gene encoding uncharacterized protein LOC110647695, whose amino-acid sequence MASMAAPTTAYRGYYYKTRGKHHIGSARPRILLSHLQNGDDDNIKPSDQIARREIILRSSELAVVGAIFNLSGKKPEYLGVQKNQQALALCPATKNCISTSENISDLTHYAPPWNYNISRKKPVSREVAMEELLQVIKSTKPDKFTPRIAEKKDDYLHVEYQSPILGLVDDVEFWFPPGNDSIVEYRSASRLGNFDFDYNRKRIKTLRLELEKKGWASADSF is encoded by the exons ATGGCTTCAATGGCAGCACCAACAACCGCCTATCGCGGCTATTATTATAAGACTCGTGGCAAACACCATATCGGTTCAGCCCGTCCTCGAATCCTCCTTTCTCATCTGCAAAACGGCGACGACGACAACATCAAACCCAGCGACCAAATTGCTCGAAG GGAAATTATACTGAGGAGCAGCGAATTAGCAGTAGTTGGGGCCATTTTCAATCTCAG TGGAAAAAAGCCTGAATACTTGGGGGTGCAGAAGAACCAACAAGCACTAGCTCTGTGTCCAGCTACCAAGAATTGCATATCAACTTCGGAGAATATCAGCGATCTTACTCATTATGCTCCTCCTTG GAATTATAATATCAGTAGAAAGAAGCCTGTGAGCAGAGAAGTGGCAATGGAGGAGCTTCTTCAAGTG ATAAAGTCAACAAAACCAGATAAATTTACACCGAGGATTGCAGAAAAGAAGGATGACTATTTGCATGTGGAGTACCAAAGTCCTATTTTGGGG TTGgtggatgatgttgaattttggtttCCACCAGGCAATGACTCCATCGTGGAGTATCGATCTGCTTCAAGGTTGGGAAACTTCGATTTTGATTACAATAGAAAGAGAATAAAG ACATTGCGACTGGAGTTGGAGAAAAAAGGATGGGCTTCTGCGGACAGCTTCTGA
- the LOC110647686 gene encoding methylsterol monooxygenase 1-1 isoform X2 yields the protein MLPYKSLQEAEATLGRELTVAQKLWLNYSANKPDYILHYHNIMFLIIFYSIIPLPYVFIELSCSKKMDRYKIQSKIKKSFWDMFNCYTDVMQIFLLVVGPLQLFSYPTIKWIGIRTDLALPTVWEMFWQLLVYALIEDYFNYWIHRWLHSKWGYQKIHHVHHEYAAPIGLAAPYAHWAEILILGIPSFLGPALVPGHIITYWLWFILRQMEAIETHSGYEIPWSPTKYIPFYGGAEYHDYHHYAGGQSQSNFASIFTYCDYIYGTDKGYRCHKSILKKANSSKGE from the exons ATGCTACCCTACAAGAGTTTGCAAGAAGCAGAGGCAACTTTAGGGAGAGAGCTAACGGTTGCTCAGAAACTATGGTTGAACTACTCAGCTAATAAACCTGATTATATTCTTCATTATCACAACATCATGTTTTTGATCATCTTTTACTCTATCATTCCTCTTCCCTACGTCTTCATTGAGCTAAGTTGCTCCAAGAAAATGGACAGATACAAGATTCAATCCAAAATCAAGAAATCATTCTGGGACATGTTCAACTGTTACACAGATGTCATGCAGATTTTTCTTCTTGTTGTTGGCCCTCTGCAACTCTTTTCTTACCCTACCATTAag TGGATTGGCATTCGAACTGATTTGGCATTGCCTACAGTGTGGGAAATGTTTTGGCAACTACTGGTGTATGCGCTGATAGAGGACTACTTTAATTATTGGATTCATAGGTGGCTCCATTCTAAATGGGGCTACCAGAAAATCCACCATGTCCACCATGAATACGCTGCTCCAATAGGATTGGCAGCACCATATGCACACTGGGCTGAGATTTTAATCCTTGGAATTCCTTCATTTCTTGGTCCTGCATTAGTTCCTGGACACATAATCACCTACTGGCTGTGGTTCATTTTGAGACAAATGGAAGCTATTGAGACACATAGCGG ATATGAGATCCCATGGAGTCCAACAAAATATATTCCATTCTATGGAGGTGCAGAATACCACGACTATCATCATTATGCGGGTGGCCAAAGCCAAAGTAATTTTGCATCAATTTTCACATACTGCGATTACATTTATGGAACTGATAAG GGTTATCGATGCCACAAATCCATCCTCAAAAAG GCAAATTCCTCCAAGGGAGAATGA
- the LOC110647686 gene encoding methylsterol monooxygenase 1-1 isoform X1 gives MLPYKSLQEAEATLGRELTVAQKLWLNYSANKPDYILHYHNIMFLIIFYSIIPLPYVFIELSCSKKMDRYKIQSKIKKSFWDMFNCYTDVMQIFLLVVGPLQLFSYPTIKWIGIRTDLALPTVWEMFWQLLVYALIEDYFNYWIHRWLHSKWGYQKIHHVHHEYAAPIGLAAPYAHWAEILILGIPSFLGPALVPGHIITYWLWFILRQMEAIETHSGYEIPWSPTKYIPFYGGAEYHDYHHYAGGQSQSNFASIFTYCDYIYGTDKGYRCHKSILKKVSIGNISMLILLGFEVIVRQLSYIHGFSIMD, from the exons ATGCTACCCTACAAGAGTTTGCAAGAAGCAGAGGCAACTTTAGGGAGAGAGCTAACGGTTGCTCAGAAACTATGGTTGAACTACTCAGCTAATAAACCTGATTATATTCTTCATTATCACAACATCATGTTTTTGATCATCTTTTACTCTATCATTCCTCTTCCCTACGTCTTCATTGAGCTAAGTTGCTCCAAGAAAATGGACAGATACAAGATTCAATCCAAAATCAAGAAATCATTCTGGGACATGTTCAACTGTTACACAGATGTCATGCAGATTTTTCTTCTTGTTGTTGGCCCTCTGCAACTCTTTTCTTACCCTACCATTAag TGGATTGGCATTCGAACTGATTTGGCATTGCCTACAGTGTGGGAAATGTTTTGGCAACTACTGGTGTATGCGCTGATAGAGGACTACTTTAATTATTGGATTCATAGGTGGCTCCATTCTAAATGGGGCTACCAGAAAATCCACCATGTCCACCATGAATACGCTGCTCCAATAGGATTGGCAGCACCATATGCACACTGGGCTGAGATTTTAATCCTTGGAATTCCTTCATTTCTTGGTCCTGCATTAGTTCCTGGACACATAATCACCTACTGGCTGTGGTTCATTTTGAGACAAATGGAAGCTATTGAGACACATAGCGG ATATGAGATCCCATGGAGTCCAACAAAATATATTCCATTCTATGGAGGTGCAGAATACCACGACTATCATCATTATGCGGGTGGCCAAAGCCAAAGTAATTTTGCATCAATTTTCACATACTGCGATTACATTTATGGAACTGATAAG GGTTATCGATGCCACAAATCCATCCTCAAAAAGGTATCAATCGGAAACATTTCGATGCTTATCTTATTAGGTTTTGAAGTTATTGTAAGGCAGCTAAGCTATATTCATGGTTTTTCAATTATGGATTAG